The region AAACGTCAGATAACCTACATTGTCCTCCGCCTTTGTAGGGTTTCTCGGTTGGTCGGAAGGACTGACGAGTTTCCGAGGAACTAATATTGTCCTAGGTCCACGGACCTATGGGTCGCTTAGGTGTCAGCGTGAATGCGCTCACTCCAAATGCTTCTGTCCACAGAGGAAGCTCCCAGATCCCCTACTTACACTGGGTTCTGAATTTGCCGTCTTCTTGCCTGTACCCAACGACTTTGGTCTCTGAACACTGGCCATTCGCACTAAAAATCAAACAGAGGATCCCTGGTTTGTACTTTATAACCTTTAATTCATATCAAATAGCTTTAAGTATTATAATAAACTTGACGATATAAGAAAATGTATGAGCCGCGTGTAGAGCTGTAACCAAGGTACCTGTGTGCACCTCACTTCCTTTAATTCTTGTTTAGGAAACACCGTCCTGTTTGTAATCACACACATGGCTTCCTTTATTTGTGGCAAGTTTACCAAGGGCTAGGAAGGCTCTGATGGCTTCCTGATTCAAATTTCACTATTCACCGAGTATGATCCCCAATATCCTAATTCTCATGTTCTAATCCAGTGATAACATGTTCCtatgtttacatgcatgtgtttgaAGTGATTTAATTGATAACCTAAAACCGACATTCGTAGCTAGAAGGAGGAAATGGTTCCAAGCTTTATAAGTTTTTATGCTGTTATGCAGCCTTCCAAGGGGGTTTGCAAATGAGATTTGTCTGACGTGTTTGTGGAAGACTTTTTATGGTGTCATTGACTCAATACTATAACATATATGACTACGAGCCACACGGTCACCCTTACCCCTCAGCTTACTAGAAACGCGATTCTTAGAGTCTCTTGCATCGGATATCAGAGCACAGAATTCAACCCCAGTCCTCCCACCAGAAGGATTTCTAAGGAAACACTCAGGGAACTGGAGGCGGTGTACCCAACATCCGTGTAATACCCAGAGCTAACCCTAATCTtggaataaaataattacatggccAGAGACGAGGCCTTACATTTCATGACCAGAAACAGAAAATTCCCCCTGGAAGTTGGACAACATAAATGCtgggaaatggaaaaatattCCGCTCAGTTTACATACGTGACCGTTTGCTTACTTGACGTAAAACGTGACTGCCATCTCACTACACGCCTCGGTACACGTGAGTTCACGGAGGTAGAGTCTCAGGGGCCCTTCCTGCTCTATCTTGTCCACATTGTCAGCAGCGATGGCCGTGGTGACCCACTTTCCTTCCAGCTGAAAAACACAACAAAGGCCCCGGGAATGGGAGTGGGTGCTCGCATCTCTTATCTGAATCATGAGAAACGCAGGAGCTgacttgaaatataaaataaaaaatattttgtctatcGGTTAAAAATTATGCTTCTGTGCTAGGGAGGTAGAATAACACAGGGTCATGCGACGACTCCCTTTAAATAGCATTTCTGCTACGTGAGAGCTGTTGGAACGACGCACGTGCTGGCCTCCTAAGCTCTGACGTTCAACCCATTGCATCCTGCCTTTCGTAGTTTCCTCTGGGAAgaatctgattttaaaaagtgcatGAAAGCCAGAAAGGTTATTGCGTGAATAGGGACGTGCACGGACGAACGGAATGACACGTCACAATCCACAGAATTGAATTATCGAACAACATCACACCTGTGCACAGACCAAATGGAGAACATCAAACCTGTGCACAGACCAAATGAAGAACATCACACCTGTGCACAGACCAAATGAAGAACATCACACCTGTGCACAGACCAAATGAAGAACATCACACCTGTGCACAGACCAAATGAAGAACATCAAACCTGTGCACAGACCAAATGAAGAACATCACACCTGTGCACAGACCAAATGAAGAACATCAAACCCGTGCACAGACCCAATGAAGAACATCATACCTGTGCACAGACCCAATGAAGAACATCACACCTGTGCACAGACCAAATGAAGAACATCACACCTGTGCACAGACCAAATGAAGAACATCACACCTGTGCACAGACCCAATGAAGAACATCACAGCTGTGCACAGACCAAATGAAGAACATCACACCTGTGCACAGACCAAATGGAGAACATCACACCTGTGCACAGACCCAGTGAATTTACCTCAGCCTGAGCGTGAGCCAGACCCAGCGCCAAAGCCAGCAGCAGAAACTTGACCATGGCGGCCCCTGACTTTGCTCCTCTGCAGGAAATCAGAGTCGGATGTGGTGGTGGAGGAGCTGAGCGGGCACAGCTCTTTATACGGCTGGGGAGAGGGAGTTCCGTGGACTCCGCCAATGGTTCTGCGCGACACCAACTTGGATCTGTGCAGTGCTTCCTCCTTGGCCCTGCTGAACGGCCTGTGATCTCATGTCCCTAAATAATGAGATTAGGTAAAGGTCGGGCTCTGTGGGGACGACAAGCTGAGTGTTCCCGTCAGAAAGAAGGAACTGTCCTTGTCAGAGCGTTCGAGCGATGATTTTTGACTGATTATTTtatactgaggttatatttaggaagtgatcttgTGCACCAATATGTTCAAGTGTCCATCCCACTTTCTATTTTATGAGGTGCAGTGTGTTTGGTGTTATGTTGAGGTCTGTGATCCATTCGGATTTGCGAGTTTTTTGCATGGCAATAGATaggaatctatttgcattttcatacatgctgatatccagttgtaccagcaacatttgttaaatatgctttttcttctattttatatatttagcttctttgtcaaaaatcaagtgtgtgtaggtgtgtgggttaCTACGTGagtcttcagtttggttccattggtccccTTGGaggtttttatgccaataccaggctgttttcattcctCTATCtccatagtagagtttgaagtccaggattgtgatacctccagagcTTATTTTCTGGTAttggattattttggctatcctggattttattttatttttccctgtgaagttgagtaatgttctttcaatatctgtgaagaattatgttggtaTTATGATGTGAATAttactgaatctgtagattgctttgggtaagaCTGACATTATCTTGACCCTAACTctacaagagcatgggagatctttccattttctgatgtcttcttcaatttctttctttagagacttaaagttcctgtcctacaggtctttcacttggttggtgtgtgttaccacaagatattttatattcgTGGCTATTGTAAAACATgatttcttctgatttctttctcagcctatctCTCAGTTTtgtataagagggctactgagtCTTTTgggttaatcttgtatcctgccttATTATTGAAGGTTTTTGTCAGTTGTAGGATTTTCTGTGTAGAGTTCTTGGGATCACTTATTTATACTATCATACCATTTATGAAAATTTATAGCTTGACTTCATCCTTTCCTGTTTGCATCcctttgatcttcttttgttttcttattgctctaactagaattTTGagtaatatattgaataaatatggagagagtttACAGCcttgtttgttcctg is a window of Arvicola amphibius chromosome X, mArvAmp1.2, whole genome shotgun sequence DNA encoding:
- the LOC119804905 gene encoding odorant-binding protein-like, which produces MVKFLLLALALGLAHAQLEGKWVTTAIAADNVDKIEQEGPLRLYLRELTCTEACSEMAVTFYVNANGQCSETKVVGYRQEDGKFRTQFEGDNRFEPVSATPENIVFTSKNVDRAGRTTSLIFVVGKNGRGFSGGCREGP